The following are encoded in a window of Penicillium oxalicum strain HP7-1 chromosome II, whole genome shotgun sequence genomic DNA:
- a CDS encoding Kynurenine 3-monooxygenase yields the protein MSSPTPRQKVVIVGAGPVGALAALYAASRGDEVEVYELRGDLRDPTTVPLNFTKSINLALSERGITAIRQSERSELIQNVLQGTIPMYGRMIHGRDRGQLWEAAQAYDVHGRAINAVDRSTLNNALLDELEREPNVKLFFNHKLTGADFRTKKAWFERRIPGETPQPDNLGVAGRVPEIEVSFDFLLGADGAHSAARFHMMKFARVDYQQEYIDTLWCEFRIPPSEKGDFRISPNHLHIWPGREFMFIALPSADKSFTCTLFAPSIHYNALENAPQELQAFFDKYFPGVCPELITPEALSEQFNLNPHLPLISIKCKPHHFSSSVAILGDSAHAVLPFYGQGLNAGLEDVRVLFEHLDKHGVYDKDIAVYDRNERRLAAFQAYTDHRCEDTYAINDLSRENYLEMRWGVKSPLYRLRKSIEESLDRHFPSLGWKTQYARVSFSNQRYSEVIRAVARQGELLGIGLAVTVIASVGAISLLMWRQPRSLSPTRFFRASLRYLSSLW from the exons ATGTCTTCACCAACTCCCCGACAGAAAGTGGTGATCGTGGGTGCTGGTCCCGTGGGCGCATTGGCGGCGCTGTATGCTGCATCTCGTGGCGACGAAGTGGAAGTATACGAATTGCGCGGAG ATCTCCGTGATCCCACCACGGTGCCGCTCAATTTTACAAAGTCGATCAACTTGGCCCTGTCAGAGCGCGGCATCACCGCAATCCGACAATCGGAGCGCTCAGAGCTCATTCAAAATGTGTTGCAAGGGACGATTCCCATGTACGGGCGAATGATCCACGGCCGGGACCGAGGACAGCTCTGGGAAGCCGCACAAGCCTATGATGTGCATGGTCGG GCGATCAATGCTGTAGATCGCAGTACTCTCAACAATGCCCTGCTGGATGAGTTAGAGCGCGAACCAAATGTCAAGCTCTTCTTCAATCACAAGCTGACTGGAGCGGATTTCCGAACGAAGAAGGCTTGGTTCGAGCGACGCATTCCCGGTGAAACACCCCAGCCGGATAATTTGGGAGTAGCCGGTCGTGTCCCCGAGATCGAAGTATCCTTTGATTTCCTCTTGGGCGCCGACGGCGCCCACTCGGCCGCTCGTTTCCACATGATGAAATTTGCCCGTGTGGACTACCAGCAAGAATACATCGATACCCTCTGGTGTGAATTCCGGATTCCCCCTTCGGAAAAAGGGGACTTCCGCATCTCACCGAATCACCTGCACATCTGGCCGGGCCGCGAGTTCATGTTTATTGCGCTCCCGTCGGCAGACAAGTCTTTCACCTGTACATTATTCGCCCCCTCGATCCACTACAATGCCTTGGAAAACGCACCGCAAGAGCTCCAGGCGTTCTTCGACAAATACTTCCCCGGGGTCTGCCCCGAGCTCATTACGCCGGAGGCTTTGAGTGAGCAGTTCAACTTGAACCCGCATCTCCCTTTGATCAGCATCAAATGCAAGCCCCACCACTTCAGCTCAAGCGTGGCCATCTTGGGTGACTCCGCACACGCCGTCCTTCCCTTCTACGGACAGGGTCTCAATGCCGGACTCGAGGATGTCCGAGTTCTCTTCGAGCATCTCGATAAGCACGGTGTCTATGACAAGGACATTGCTGTCTACGATCGGAACGAGAGACGTCTGGCAGCCTTCCAGGCATACACAGATCATCGCTGCGAGGACACATACGCCATCAACGATCTATCCCGTGAGAATTACTTGGAAATGCGCTGGGGCGTCAAGTCTCCCCTGTACAGACTCCGCAAGTCTATCGAGGAGAGCCTCGACCGCCACTTTCCTTCCCTCGGCTGGAAGACACAGTATGCCCGCGTCAGCTTCAGCAATCAGCGCTACTCCGAGGTTATCCGCGCCGTAGCCCGTCAAGGGGAACTACTCGGAATCGGCTTGGCAGTCACCGTTATTGCAAGCGTCGGCGCTATCTCTTTGCTCATGTGGAGACAACCGCGCTCGTTGTCTCCGACTCGCTTCTTTCGCGCATCGCTGCGGTACCTATCCAGCTTATGGTAG